Below is a window of Lepidochelys kempii isolate rLepKem1 chromosome 14, rLepKem1.hap2, whole genome shotgun sequence DNA.
gaaaattttaaaaaatccagttctGAGCCctcagaatgtttcatttcaatgacGTCAAACCATTTTGGTTTTGGTAATGTCAAAAGGTTACAATACAAActattaaatacaaatatatcCTATGggtttaatataaaatatataaatatactcTAATCTAGTAGAGTATGAATATGCCAATATAATATCAAAGTCCAAACAAACTGAATCCAAAGGATGAcgctgaaatgaaacattttgacatttttggaacaaaatgaGAATGTTGAAATGATTCGATTTGACTAATTCCAGTCAAATATCTGGTTGAAATAGACACATTCCCAGTAAAAGTTTGCTTCCAACAAAAATGCATCTGCCTTGAACATTTTCAAGCCAGCTCTAATCAGGATATtccactattattatttattattcatatgACCTCGGGTCCCTAGCCATGGACCAGGAACCTCCTGTGCTAGGGGCTGGACAAACTCGGGAACCAAAAGACGGTCTCTACCCCaacagctgacaatctaagaATAAGACAGGACAAAACAGATGGATAAGACAGATGTGGAATACAATGGAACAATGAGACAACAGTGGTCAGCATGATAGATGAGggtcccagggctccagcagcctAACTGAGCTCAGGGTCctgttgtgctgggcgctgcccagacacacagtgaccaagatcagggccctgtcacgccaagcactgcccagacacacagcgaccaagatcggggccccgtcaTGCCAgatgctgcccagacacacagcgacCGAGATCaaggccctgttgtgccaggcgctgcactgATACGCAGTAAGAGATTGCCCCTGCCATAAAGTTCTCACTATCTATAAATGCCATTCTCCACCAGTGGAGATCTGGCTCCAGCTCTGTGTTTCCTTGTTCCATCAGCAGCTCACCGGAAATGAAAATGGCCGATACTTTCTCTGGGCCGGGCAAGCCAGGGCTGAGGGCGCAGGTCAGTGCTGGATCCGAGCTCTTGGTCATCACCATGGTGCTGGAGACGTTGAATAAGCCATTGTCACTTCGCAGTTTCTGTTCGGACTCGGGACTCAGGATTTTTTTATGGCTGTTTCTCCAGAGCACATTGGGCTCCGGGTACCACCCTGCAGAGAGACATGTGACCGAGACCCCCTTGTCCTTGTACACACTGACGTGGAGGAGAGGATCCGAGCCAGAGTCTGGGGGAAACAAATCAACAGGAATTCTCCCTTGATTTCATTCTCTCCTCATTCCTTCTGGTCACACCAGGGCCTGGTTCCCCTCTCGCTCACCCCTGTGTAAGTTAGTTTACCCAAGAGAAGACTTAgagtcacagaaatgtagggctggatagtatcttgagaggtcatcatgtccagccccctgcgctgagacaGAACCAAGCAAaccttgaccatccctgacaggtgtttgtccaactgtTCTTACAACTCTCCAGTGATGGGGTTTCCGCAGCCTCCCTTGGAGCCTGGTTcagagcttaactccccttaGAGTTacaaagttttccctaatatctcaccttaatctcccttgctacagattaagcccattacttcttgtcctaccttcagtggccaTGGCTAACActtgatccctgtcctctttgtaacagcccttcaCGTATctgaaggctgttatcaggtccccctcggtcttctcttctgaagatcAGACATGCCctgttctttcaacctttcctcctAGGGCTGGATTTCTAAATCTTTGAttgttttgttgctctcctctggtctctcCCCAGCTTGTCCACGGTTTTGCGGcgccctgaactggacacaggcCTCCAGCTGATACCTCACCAGCGCCACAGAGAACGGGACTGTTACCTCCCGTGGCTTACAACACTTCTCTTGCTGGGCTCTACCCAAGGAAGAGTTTCTCAGGGTAGAAGGCTCCTCAGACACAAGGAGAGGGTGAGCCGATGACTGGGCACTGGAGCTGAGACATCCACACTGGAAATAGGGGGCACATATCTGCCATTGCAGCGCGTCCTCTATGGAAGGAGGCTCTGCTGGGCTGTGGTGGAGCCCACATACCTCGGGGTCCTTACATGCAGCCTGGATGTCTCTGCCCCACAGACTCTGCTCTGGGCTGGACGGAGGAGTCACTGGGGGAAGTTTTCTGGCCTGTGACTGCAGCAGGCTGCGTGGGAAGGTCCCCACCGCCAGCCACCCCTCCCTATCACAGAGCTGCGCAGGCTGAATccggctctccccaccccaggatcACTCACTCATCAGGCGGAGCTCCAACGCAGCAACGCTGAAGTAGGTGTCAGACTGGAAGTCACAGAGGTAGTGTCCTTCGTCCCGCAGGGTGAGGTTCCAGATCCGCAGGGCCAGGCTACCACTCTGGATCCCATCCCGCAGGAGCTCTGCCCTGCCCCGGTACCTCTCACCCTGCACCTCGCTCCCGTCCGGCAGGTACACGTGGACATCCTGGCCTAGCTGGGGCCGGCTCCATTTCACCTGCATGGCCTGGGCACTGAGTGCGGGGGAGAGGTGGCAGGGCAGCAGCACGGTGCCCCCCAGTGGAGCAGAGAGGGGACCGGCGGGAACCAGAACCTGGAAACTCactggggaaaggggcagagagacAAGCCTGGGGTCAGAGGGGACTGGCGGGAAGTGGTTTTGCCTCTCACACAACTCAGACCCCAGACCTGCCACCCCAGCGGATCCTGGAGAGAGGGGCTCAGGGAGAGCTGTGAGCAAGAGGGggaggggtagagtggggggaaggaggcagggagggagggatggtgtGTATGTGGAGGCCAAGgtgaaggggtgtgtgtatgggaAATGAAGgagtggatggatggaggggtgtgtatggggatggatgtgGGGGGATTGATGGGGGGATGGATGCgggtggatggatagaggggtgtgtatggggatggatggaggcttgtgtgtatggggatggatgttgggagatggatggaggggtgtatggggatggatgtggggagatggatgggtggatggatggatagatggatggatgtggGTAGATAGAGGGGTATATATGGGAATGGATGTGGGGTGTGTCTATGGGGATGGATGTGGGGGATGGATggtggggtgtgtatggggatggatgtggggggatggatggagaggTATGTATGGAGATGGatgtgggtggatggatggagagatggatggatgtGGGTGGATAGAGGAGTGTATATGGGGATGAATGTGGGGGATGGATAGAggagtgtgtatggggatggatgtgggggggatgggaggagggatGGACAGAGACTCCATTTGTCACATGTTACTGTGCATATGAGTGAGCACTAGATCCTGCGCTCTTACCCCCGAGCCTGGTGCATTACCAGGGCAGTCACCCCAGACTGTCCCCGCCATACGTGAGAGCCAGCTGGGGCCCTGTGACCACCCAGCACTGTTAAGGACAAAGCCTCCTTACCGGTCGCTGCAGCCTGAACGTGCAGGAGGAGGATGGCTGAGAGCAGGGCAGCACTGCAGTGTGGGCGACGggctcccagcatctggcagggCGGCTCTTCCTGGCCTCAGGGCTGGACAGAAGCCAATGAACTAAAGGGAAACCAAGGAGACAAGGGATGAGAAGGGGAATAGCTGCTCACCCAAAGACCTCCTTCTTGTGCCAGTGGGAACCAGGAGGGCAGTTCATCCCACAAGGGAAAGCTGCTGCACGGGGATCCCACACAAGCACTGGGCATGTGTCCCTTTGGGCTCCGCTTCATGGAATAGGATAATAGCCTGCTATTGCCACCACCTGGAGGAGCTACTCCTTCAGCTCCAGCAAATGAGGCTCCTGCTACGAGCAATGAAGGCCGGGGGGGTCAAACCCCACAGTCCACTTACATGCTGGGGGATGCTGGACAGCCGTGCTGGGCAGGCAGCATGTCTGGGACTACGGGCTGCATGTTTCAAAGAAGCAGAAAGGAATCAGGGGCCTGAGCGGAAAAGTGGGTGGGAAGTTTGTGGGGAGGGACGCCTTTTCCATAGAAAAAAGCAGTTTAATcataactgaaatattttgcaggAACGTTGgtttaacggtgaaatcctagcggatcttaaacataaaaaagaagcttacaagaagtggaaggttggacatatgaccagggaagagtataaagatattgctcgggcatgtaggaatgaaatcaggagggccaaatcgcacctggagctgcagctagctagagatgtcaagagtaacaagaagggtttcttcaggtatgttggcaacaagaagaaagccaaggaaagtgtgggccccttaatgaatgagggaggcaacctagtgacggaggatgtggaaaaagctaatgtactcaatgctttttttgcctctgtcttcacgaacaaggtcagctcccagactactgcactaggcagcacagcatgggggaatagatggccagccctctgtggagaaagaggtggttagggactatttagaaaagctggacgtgcacaagtccatgggctggacgagttgcatctgagagtgctaaaggaattggcggctgtgattgcagagccattggccattatctttgaaaactcgtggtgaacgggggaagtcccgaatgactggaaaaaggctaatgtagtgccaatctttaaaaaagggaagaaggaggatcctgggaactacaggccagtcagcctcacctcagtccccggaaaaatcatggagcaggtcctcaaagaatcaatcctgaagcacttacatgagaggaaagtgatcaggaacagtcagcatggattcaccaagggaaggtcatgcctgactaatctaatcaccttctatgatgagattactggttctgtggatgaagggaaagcagtggatgtactgtttcttgactttagcaaagcttttgacacggtctcccacagtattcttgtcagcatgttaaagaagtatgggctggataaatgcactataaggtgggtagaaagttggctagattgtcgggctcaatgggtagtgatcaatggctccatgtctagttggcagccggtatcaagtggagtgccccaggggtcggtcctggggccggttttgttcaatatcttcataaatgatctggaggatggtgtggattgcactctcagcaaatttgcggatgatactaaactgggaggagtggtagatacgctggagggcagggataggatacacagggacctagacaaattggaggattgggccaaaagaaatctgatgaggttcaataaggataagtgcagggtcctgcacttaggacggaagaacccaatgcacagctacagactagggaccgaatggctaggcagcagttctgcggaaaaggacctaggggtgacagtggatgagaagctggatatgagtcagcagtgtgcccttgttgccaagaaggccaatggcattttgggatgtataagtaggggcatagcgagcagatcgagggacgtgatcgtccccctctattcgacattggtgaggcctcatctggagtactgtgtccagttttgggccccacactacaagaaggatgtggataaattggagagagtccagcgaagggcaacaaaaatgattaggggtctggaacacatgacttatgaggagaggctgagggaactgggattgtttagtctgcagaagagaagaatgaggggggatttgatagctgctttcaactacctgagaggtggttccagagaggatggttctagactattctcagtggtagaagaggacaggacaaggagtaatggtctcaagttgcagtgggggaggtttaggttggatattaggaaaaactttttcactaggagggtggtgaaacactggaatgcgttacctagggaggtggtagaatctccttccttagaagtttttaaggtcaggcttgacaaagccctggctgggatgatttaattggggattggtcctgctttgagcatggggttggactagatgacctcctgaggtcccttccaaccctgatattctatgattctatgattctacgtcAACATGTCAAATACTGccttggaaatgttttgtttcaattaattTCACTATGACTTTTATCACATTAAAGTCTGAAAtcaaatatatattatttaatattcCATATAATGCACAGTATTTAATAATGTATATCATATACAGATTAATAAATGtaatatattataaaataataCTTATATAGGCTTGGGACAATTCAATTTTTGCTTTTATAATTTCGATGGATGAAATCAAAGTtccttttaagcattttttttcagtttttatcgATTTAACTTTTCACAGTTGTGCCAAATCATGGGTTTAaacatttttccccatttttatttattttaattttcacagcAATGGGAAATTATTGGGGACGGGGTCAGATAATTATTTAACGACAGTAGGCACTGAGATATAGCAAGTGAACACTTTATAACTGGTAAAACACAAACTGTTCACATCACTTGGCAAAACATACAAAGTAAGCATGTTTAAataactctaataagttctcaagcagcagtattcttattttgcctatctgCAAATTTCCAGTATCATcgagggaaatattttttcataagtgtgtgtgtgtttagtgaATCgacgtttactgacatttacagTTACAAATCAAATCCTTCTGAGCCTACTTAGCATTTATTATAATAATCAATGTAATATGCACTATATATTAGTCAATATAATATAATCTAGACCATAGTATACATATCATAATAAATCTAACAATATTTATAATAGTCAATTTAATATACAATAGGACACTCTAAATGAAACAAATTGAAACAATAAGGTTGAAATGAACCAGTTTACATCCCAAATGCAGGCATTTGTATAGAAAAGAAATGATGAacgaaacaaaatatttcaacagtCCCACATCGAGATTTTGCAGAATTTTCATTTCATGGGGAttttggggcaggggagaaatGGGGGGTGTCACACCAGTTTAGATCAGAAACATTATTCAGCCTGTCAGAATTCCCCATGGAAAGGAAATTCTGGCTCCCGAACCAGCCCCACCGCATGGCCTGTCAGCGTGCCCAGATTTCAGGAAGGGCTAAGCCAGGCCTGATGCTGGACGGCCTTTTGTGCTGGAGTGGCTGCAGAGTTTTGAAGGCACACGGGGCCCAGGAGCCATGGATAGAACAAATCTGCTGTGTGGGGCTGTGTTTGGGGCCATGATTCTCAACCCTTGTGTGGGCAGAGCGTGGTATCGTGAAGGCTGAGTATCTGTGGGAtgaacagacagacacagaggtgAATATAGGGTTGCACAGACAGGCAGAGGGTGCATGGGATGCACAGAGAGGTAGAGGGGTGTATGGGATgcatagacagacagagagaggttgTATGGGATGAACAGACAGACAGATTGGTGAGTGGGATGCACAGACAGAGAGGTGTATGGGATACGCAGATGGACAGAGGTTGTACGGGATGCAAGTTAGACAGAGGGTGTTTGGgatgcacagacagacagaggggtgttTGGGATGTGCAGACAGGCAGAGGGTGTTTGGGATGTGCAGACAGGCAGAGGGTGTTTGGGATGCGCAGACAGGCAGAGGGGTGTTTGGGATGCGCAGACAGGCAGAGGGTGTTTGGGATGCGCAGACAGGCAGAGGGGTGTTTGGGATGCGCAGACAGGCAGAGGGGTGTTTGGGATGCACGGACAGGCAGATGGGTGTTTGGGATGCACGGACAGGCAGAGGGGTGTTTGGGATGCACAAATAGACAAAGGGTGTATGGGAAGCACAGAAGGGGTGTTTCAGATGCACAGACAAACACGGGGGTATATGGGATGAACAGAAAGACAGAGGGGTGCATGGGCTGTAAAGACACACACAGGCTGTATGGGATGCACAGGCAGGAAGAGCGTGTATGGGATGCACAGACAAACAGAGGGATGTGCAGACAGACAGAAGGGTATATGTGATGCACAGACAGCGGGGAGTATGGGATGCACGGACAGACATAGGGGTGTAGATGGTGCACAGACAGAGGGGTGTATTCAATGCACAGACAGGGACAGGGTGTATTGGATGTAAAGACGGACAAACTGGTGTATGGGATGCACAGACAGAGGAATGTTTGGGATGCACagacaggggtgtgtgtgggatgAACAGACGGACAGAGGGTGTTTGGGATGTACAGACAGAAAGACGGTGTATGGGATGCACAGACAGGCAGAGGGGTGTATGGGATGCAGAGACAGGAAGAGGGTGTATAGGATGTACAGACGGACAAATGGGTGTAAGGGATGCACAGACAGAGGGCATATGGGATACACAGAGAGGCAGAAGGTGTATGAGATATAAAGACAGAGAGAGGATGTCTGGgatgcacagacagacagagagttGTATGGGATGCACAGACAGACATAGAGTGTATAGGATGCACAGACAGATAGAGGGTGTATGGGATGCACAGACGGGGGTGTATTCAGTGCAGAGACAGGGAAAGAGTGTATGGGATATACATGCAGACAGAGGGGTGTATGGGATGCACAGAGAGAGGTCATATGGGATGCACAGAGAGAGGGCGTATGGGATGCACAGACGGATACAGGGTTGGATAGGATATACATACAGACAGAGGATGTTTGGTATGCACAGACAGAGGGTTGTATGGAATGCACAGAGAGAGGGGTGTATTCGATGCACAGACAGGAACTAGGTGCACGGGATGTACAGACCGACAGAGGGTATCTGGGATGCACAGACAGATAGAGGGTGTATGGGATGCACAGACAGAGGGGTGTATTCAATTAACAGACAGGGACAGGGTGTATGGGGTGTAAAGATGGACAGGGGGGTGTTTGGGATGCACAGACAGAGGGGAGTTTCAGATGCACAGACAGAGGGGTGTTTGGGATGCACAGACAGAAAGAGGGTTGTATGGGATGCATAGGCAGAGGGGAGTATGGGATGCACAGATGGAGGGGAATATGGGatgtacagacagacagaggggtgtaTGGGATGCACAGAGAGGCAGAGGGTGTATGGGATGCACAGACGGGGGGTGTATTCGATACAGAGACAGGGACAGGGTGTATGGGACGTGCAGATGGACAGAGGGGTATCTGGGATGCACAGTCATACAGAGGGTTGTATGGGATATACATGCAGACAGAGGGGTGTATGGAATGCACAGATGGATAGAGGGTTGGATAGGATATACATACAGACAGAGAATGTTTGGTATGCACAGACAGAGGGTTGTATGGAATGCACAGAGAGAGGGGTGTATTCGATGCACAGACAGGGACTCGGTGCATGGGATGCACAGACTGACAGAGGGTGTCTGGgatgcacagacagacagaggggtgtaTGGGATGAACAGATGGACAGAGGGGTGTATTCAATTAACAAACAGGGACAGGGTGTATGGGATGTAAAGATGGACAGGGGGGTGTTtgggatgcagagagagaggggtgttTCAAATGCACAGATAGAGGGGTGTTTGGGATTCACATACAGAAAGATGGTTGTATGGGATGCATAGGCAGAGGGGAGTATAGGATGCACAGACAGGGTGTATGGGattcacagacagacagacgggtgTATGGGATGCACAGACAGTATCAGGAGTGATCCAGGAGTCCCTCTCGGCACCTGCAGCCCCTGGCAGTGCAGTGGAGCTGATCCCCTAGTGCGTGAGAGGGTGCGCCCAGTCCCCCACTGCCACTCTTGGCCAGGCCTAGCTCTGGGGCGATTATTGTCTGCAGCCACTCCGAGGGCCCAGGACTCCCAGTTCAGCCAGTTGTCTTCCATCCCTGTGAACCGGGTGGAGGATTTCCCATCAtatgcacctgctgagcctgtccTGAAAGTGGGCTCCAGCCTCAGCAAATGCCCTCAGGGGTGGAACGCAACTGGGCCGTGGCAGTCCTGCCCTCCTCTCTCGCTCCCCCCAGTTTAAATGAGGAGTAACCCACTGGAGTCCTTGGGGCTGGTTCTCCCGcactcacctggtgtaaatcaggagtaaccccactgGAGTCCCTGGGGCTGGTTCTCCCGCACTCACCTCGCACAGATCAGGAGCAACCCCACTGCAGTTCCTGGGGCGGTTCCCCTCTGGTTACAAATGTAACTTTCGCTTTCGCTTTCCTTAGCCTCTGCTGCCCCCCAGTGGCTATTTCCCCGCATTTTgagtctctgccacagactgcctggATCACCTTGGGCAAGGTCCCTGAATGCTCTGTGCGGACAGTGcacgctccctgccccacagggggTGTGGTGAGTGAACACACCTTTTGGTaagaggtgttcagatactacagtgaaaAAAGCAAAGACACAATGACCTGCGTTAGTGTGGATCCCAGCATTCAAAACATGTGGGAAGAACAaccatcttgggccagtaacaTCATACAATATGTCTTGGCCCTATGGGAGAAGCTTGACACCCTGGGCTCATTTGCCAGGGAGAACCTTCTACAGacccagagcacccaggactcAGCCTATAATTAAGGGTATGATTTTGTCACAGAGATCACGGGCTTCTGTGACTTTAATGGACCTCAAtgacttctttggcttcagccccctgCTTGGCCCCGCTGCAGGAGTAGTAGTGGGGTTGGAGTAGTGGCTGGTGGTCAGccaccagggctggggcagaggccggggcagaggctggggctgaagcagtggccagcagtctgtcactggggctggagcagcggcTAGAGCTAGGACTAGAGCAGTAGCTGGGGATGAGTATAGGGATGGAGGAGCTGAAGGAACTAGgccggagcagcagctggggctagGTCAGCCCCCCAGGGCTCGGTGGGCCCAGGCTGGAGCAGTCCCCATGTTTGTCCGTGATAAAACCTTAACCTTACCTATCATTAAAGGGTTGGCCTCCAGGAGTTCCAACCCAGCAATCATGTTCTCTTGTTATTACCCAGCTCCAAATCAAAACTCCCAGCCCGCTGGGAAGGGCCCCATGAGGTGGTGTGCTGAGTGAAGCAGGTGAGTTATGAAATCTGACAACCAGACAAGTGACAGGCACACGTGAATCTTTTAAAACCATGGAAAGCCCAAGGAAGTCTACTAATTGCCCCCTACGCACCTGAACCCCAATTAGGCCTGCAGGTTGTCGAAGACTCGGAGCCAGGGATGGTCAAGACTGGAAACACCCTCACCCCAAACCAGAGAACCCAGGCTCGACAGGTGATCACCACCTTCTCTTCCATGTTTTCTACCTACTTTGGATGGACCCATTTAATATCCCATAACAGTCAGATGGAACCAGGGCTTAAAGTCAGAGA
It encodes the following:
- the LOC140897667 gene encoding butyrophilin subfamily 3 member A2-like isoform X2 translates to MLGARRPHCSAALLSAILLLHVQAAATVSFQVLVPAGPLSAPLGGTVLLPCHLSPALSAQAMQVKWSRPQLGQDVHVYLPDGSEVQGERYRGRAELLRDGIQSGSLALRIWNLTLRDEGHYLCDFQSDTYFSVAALELRLMNSGSDPLLHVSVYKDKGVSVTCLSAGWYPEPNVLWRNSHKKILSPESEQKLRSDNGLFNVSSTMVMTKSSDPALTCALSPGLPGPEKVSAIFISDTFFPRVSSWRVPLYLILTICVCFLPLASLYLWRIHKEKGAMYTLLKGSHGRPSWKEAFLKAADVTLDPRTAHPSLELSADRKSLKNIDSDQWTVAPLESMGPDPQLGTISVTPLESASL
- the LOC140897667 gene encoding butyrophilin subfamily 1 member A1-like isoform X1, whose product is MLGARRPHCSAALLSAILLLHVQAAATVSFQVLVPAGPLSAPLGGTVLLPCHLSPALSAQAMQVKWSRPQLGQDVHVYLPDGSEVQGERYRGRAELLRDGIQSGSLALRIWNLTLRDEGHYLCDFQSDTYFSVAALELRLMNSGSDPLLHVSVYKDKGVSVTCLSAGWYPEPNVLWRNSHKKILSPESEQKLRSDNGLFNVSSTMVMTKSSDPALTCALSPGLPGPEKVSAIFISDTFFPRVSSWRVPLYLILTICVCFLPLASLYLWRIHKEKGAMYTLLKGSHGRPSWKEAFLKAADVTLDPRTAHPSLELSADRKSLKNIGTRQSLPNGLGRFDVYSCVLGSDGYELGTHYWDVEVASTGGWALGVTRESVSRKGWFNFSPKQGTWAIQLSRGQYRVVTAEWSPLDLLQSPGKIRVYLDYEGGVVCFYDSDTMAPLHAFTALFTGKIYPFFWVWSVGTSLRLCS